A window of the Candida orthopsilosis Co 90-125, chromosome 1 draft sequence genome harbors these coding sequences:
- a CDS encoding Syn8 protein (S. cerevisiae homolog SYN8 has SNAP receptor activity and has role in transport) produces MVTYQNDNHHHPSYNMAFSKKEIKALFYKIQAALDEIDESVEERTKLHELDLKPSANDNEELINLIHKTIENFELAQAEVEHHKDEDLFDQLKRLSDKYTDLYPSLQNDADIDAPEFNYETPKPTKATTTKAVRFKDDPEEPITSDMMGTQPFQPYRDDPGESADEEEVDSRSNHQMFAEHQQTMMRQDQDLDYLHQSISRQHMMGKDIDQELDEQLIILNDLEQGVDNSSFRIQRATTRLNDFRRMARENGSLTTIIILTIILILLLVVLN; encoded by the coding sequence ATGGTCACATATCAAAACGACAACCATCACCACCCATCCTACAACATGGCATTTAGCAAGAAAGAGATTAAAGCTTTGTTCTATAAGATACAAGCTGCTCTTGATGAGATCGATGAAAGCGTAGAGGAGAGAACTAAGTTACATGAACTTGATCTAAAACCTTCCGccaatgataatgaagagTTGATCAATCTAATTCACAAGACTATTGAAAACTTCGAGTTAGCACAGGCAGAAGTAGAACACCACAAGGACGAAGACTTATTTGATCAACTCAAGCGACTCTCCGATAAATACACGGACCTTTACCCTAGTCTTCAAAACGATGCTGATATAGATGCACCAGAGTTTAACTATGAGACCCCCAAACCTACCAAAGCAACTACAACTAAAGCAGTAAGATTCAAAGATGATCCAGAGGAGCCCATAACTTCTGATATGATGGGTACTCAACCATTTCAACCATATAGAGACGATCCAGGGGAATCAGCTGACGAAGAAGAGGTGGATTCAcgatcaaatcatcaaatgttTGCTGagcatcaacaaacaatgatGCGACAAGATCAGGATTTGGATTATTTACACCAGCTGATAAGTAGGCAACATATGATGGGAAAGGATATTGATCAAGAGTTGGATGAACAATTGATCATTTTAAATGATTTGGAACAAGGTGTTGATAATTCTAGTTTTAGAATCCAACGAGCTACAACTAGATTAAATGATTTCAGGCGAATGGCAAGAGAGAATGGGAGTTTAACTACAATTATAATTCTAACCATCATTTTAATTCTTTTATTAGTTGTACTTAATTAG
- a CDS encoding Tyw3 protein (S. cerevisiae homolog TYW3 has tRNA methyltransferase activity and has role in tRNA methylation, wybutosine biosynthetic process) has translation MQDSFAQKKQSILKEISINGPENLDASPKGTIDEHCIPIINLINSHRDMVTTSSCSGRVSVYLEGTQNKLVSKGNEGKWIFVTHDTSNLENWYKSIDFQYVHEYPTSSYDARSILYKFEALILHVKCRDQATANKLYSVAMNCGFRESGIGSNYNVAIRTSIKLDVPVGYLGDGDIYRCFVTEDYLKYITNVSFDRFRENFKKLDQLYLAIEKGIINSEKKSLGDEADDSNHKSEKGKEWESIEERRARMKQEGLKRKEELRKAKEATL, from the coding sequence ATGCAAGATTCTTTCGCTCAGAAGAAGCAAAGTATACTTAAAGAGATATCAATAAATGGACCTGAAAACTTGGATGCGTCTCCAAAAGGAACTATAGACGAACATTGCATACcaataatcaatttgatcaattcacACCGTGATATGGTAACTACATCATCATGCTCAGGACGAGTTTCAGTATACTTGGAAGGCACTCAGAATAAGCTCGTACTGAAAGGTAATGAAGGAAAATGGATCTTTGTCACTCACGATACTTCAAACCTTGAGAATTGGTACAAATCGATAGATTTCCAGTACGTGCATGAATACCCTACATCATCATATGACGCCAGATCGATATTGTACAAATTTGAAGCTCTAATATTGCACGTCAAATGTCGAGACCAAGCTACAGCTAACAAGTTGTATTCCGTTGCCATGAATTGTGGGTTTAGAGAAAGTGGAATAGGAAGTAATTACAATGTTGCAATCAGAACTTCAATAAAATTGGATGTACCAGTTGGATACTTGGGAGATGGTGATATTTATCGATGTTTCGTCACTGAAGATTATTTGAAGTATATCACCAATGTGTCATTTGATAGATTTAGagaaaatttcaagaaattggacCAGTTATACCTAGCAATTGAAAAGGGTATCATTAATCTGGAGAAAAAATCTTTAGGTGATGAAGCCGATGACTCAAATCATAAGAGTGAAAAGGGAAAGGAATGGGAAAGTATTGAAGAAAGACGAGCTAGAATGAAACAAGAAggtttgaaaagaaaagaagaattgagaaaagCTAAAGAAGCTACTCTTTAA
- a CDS encoding Sys3 protein (protein similar to S. cerevisiae Sys3p): protein MFSKIRNFSEDVAKSLNDLTEQPNQSQQKPDPFAQLQRNAKILQAETPDSNQLTQPKDESESDLQPRVSTPANNGEQSASSSKQSTPPVGSVNLEELPPAIKSKMKKFAKYEDKYPILLEAYKVEKKKTELIKVFENVLRENTPVSSISDAKTLVEYLNGLNEKTKMQKNEIRKLTKENSVLTFKIAKYEEEGEDTVFRKIEDLKKENDGLKGQIAERENEVKTIKEEKDKLEKRIGEIEYSVGNDEKVETLDELKSSADANNEELTQLKDRLSQKDKELEELGAKLQAANKSLAEKKEEIEDLRDSMKDIGNDLVTARDQIKELKSRDKSDSNGGVADISSSDTELRLQISSLTEEVKSVKDKVTSKTKEAKDLQAKITSLEDESHKEQMANKQSEDNLRKEIQTLKKQLQDQNGKLDITEKELTAEKGERMKLEERLQELSKFKSNDTSYKLEISSLQSNLSHKEETIKELKSKLESLNESNAALQSKIDKLENTNNELQGNYMGLLKNKNELLTKQESFIENEKSLNSQLTKLQKEKQEIRNELDKTRRSLDSLLSEKSSAGNDVQSYKRQYDELTMKSKEYNLRIESLEDDLSESRNLLQEKTREGGNLRRLLIEADEMMKQKESDHKLELRRLEDEKSEMERNSAQLIKKKEKEINELNTILNEHKQRIADLEERLKNVAFVSHNETAVDNSQMDSELQRQIDTLREALSASSNKVKDYEKLNTTLKKLNEENIAKFERLSKNYKLLTQQYRLMKDNESRRGSAESVTSSVNGTERESMDEKKEKEKQTETNIAYLKNVLLGYFEHKEQREQLLPVLKTLFQFSREDENKFLLALK, encoded by the coding sequence ATGTTCTCGAAAATACGTAATTTCTCTGAGGATGTGGCCAAAAGTCTAAACGATTTAACCGAGCAACCAAAccaatcacaacaaaagcCAGATCCATTTGCTCAATTACAACGAAATGCAAAAATATTACAAGCTGAAACACCCGATTCCAACCAATTGACCCAGCCAAAAGACGAGCTGGAATCAGATTTGCAACCTCGAGTGTCAACGCCTGCCAACAATGGCGAACAAAGTGCATCAAGTTCGAAACAGAGTACGCCTCCTGTTGGGTCAGTCAATCTCGAAGAACTCCCTCCTGCTATTAAAtcgaaaatgaaaaagtttgCCAAGTATGAAGATAAATATCCCATTTTGTTGGAAGCCtacaaagttgaaaagaaaaagacagaattgatcaaagttTTCGAAAATGTGCTTCGAGAAAACACGCCCGTTTCGTCGATTTCTGATGCAAAAACTCTTGTTGAATATCTCAATGGATTGAATgagaaaacaaagatgcaaaaaaatgaaattagaaaattgacaaagGAAAACTCTGTGCtaactttcaaaattgccaagtatgaagaagaaggagaagataCGGTATTTcgaaaaattgaagatttgaaaaaagaaaatgatggaTTAAAGGGACAAATTGCTGAGCGTGAAAACGAAGTTAAAACTAtcaaagaagagaaagacaAACTCGAAAAAAGAATCGGAGAGATAGAATACTCAGTTGGAAATGATGAGAAGGTTGAGACACTAGATGAACTAAAATCACTGGCTGATGCCAACAATGAAGAATTAACACAACTAAAAGATAGACTTCTGCAGAAGGACAAAGAACTTGAAGAACTTGGAGCAAAACTTCAGGCTGCAAACAAATCCTTAgcagaaaagaaagaggaaATTGAGGATTTGAGAGATCTGATGAAAGATATTGGAAATGACTTAGTCACCGCAAGGgatcaaatcaaagagTTGAAACTGAGAGACAAAAGCGATTCAAATGGGGGTGTAGCTGATATATCTTCTTCCGATACTGAGCTTCGATTGCAGATATCATCTTTGACTGAGGAGGTGAAGTCCGTGAAAGATAAAGTGACACTGAAGACcaaagaagcaaaagaCTTGCAAGCTAAAATTACTTCCCTAGAAGATGAATCACATAAAGAACAAATGGCAAATAAGCAATCGGAAGACAATCTTCGGAAGGAAATACAGACCTTGAAAAAGCAATTACAAGACCAAAATGGGAAACTAGATATCACCGAAAAGGAATTGACTGCAGAAAAGGGGGAAAGAATGAAGTTGGAGGAGCGATTACAAGAATTGTCTAAGTTCAAAAGCAATGACACTTCATACAAATTGGAGATATCGTCATTGCAGTCCAACTTAAGTCACAAGGAAGAGACAATAAAAGAACTCAAGTCTAAACTAGAGTCTCTAAACGAAAGCAACGCCGCACTTCAATCAAAGATTGACAAGTTGGAAAACACAAATAATGAATTACAAGGCAACTATATGGGCTTACTTAAAAATAAGAATGAACTTTTAACCAAGCAAGAGTCcttcattgaaaatgaaaaatcattAAATCTGCAATTAacaaaacttcaaaaagaaaaacagGAGATTCGTAATGAATTGGACAAGACACGTAGAAGTTTAGATTCATTGTTATCGGAGAAACTGTCAGCTGGTAATGATGTCCAACTGTATAAGAGGCAATATGATGAGTTAACCATGAAATCGAAGGAATACAACTTACGAATTGAAAGTTTAGAAGATGACTTATCAGAGAGTCGAAACTTGTTACAAGAAAAGACAAGAGAAGGGGGAAATTTGAGGCGATTGTTAATTGAGGCTGATGAGATGATGAAACAGAAAGAATCTGATCACAAATTAGAGCTTAGGAGGTTAGAAGATGAGAAGAGTGAGATGGAGAGGAACAGTGCTCAGTTgatcaagaagaaagaaaaggagaTTAATGAGTTAAACACAATATTAAACGAGCATAAACAACGCATTGCAGACCTTGAAGAAAGACTCAAAAATGTAGCTTTTGTATCGCATAATGAAACAGCTGTTGATAATAGCCAAATGGACTCTGAATTACAGCGGCAAATAGATACACTAAGGGAAGCGTTATcagcttcatcaaacaaggTCAAAGATTATGAGAAACTAAACACTACTTTGAAGAAGCTAAATGAGGAAAATATTGCAAAGTTTGAAAGACTTTCGAAAAACTACAAACTTCTAACTCAACAATACAGACTAATGAAGGATAATGAAAGTCGACGTGGATCAGCTGAAAGTGTCACATCTTCTGTGAATGGAACCGAAAGGGAGAGTATGGAtgagaagaaggaaaaagaaaaacagACCGAAACGAACATAgcatatttgaaaaatgttttgCTTGGTTATTTTGAGCATAAAGAGCAACGAGAACAGTTGTTGCCTGTTTTAAAGACgttgtttcaattctcCAGGGAGGATGAGAACAAATTCTTACTTGCCTTAAAATAA
- a CDS encoding Vps55 protein (S. cerevisiae homolog VPS55 has role in late endosome to vacuole transport via multivesicular body sorting pathway and localizes to Vps55/Vps68 complex, late endosome) — protein MNPLNKIIFLSAFLASGFLLILLSCALYSNYKPLWVIAIFLSAPLPNIIANAIENSRDNNFLTFNDYGTSNEGNASPLQEFARFTTGVLIISGIALPWSLYHCYLIGLESFILSVTGGLIVYLDIIIFIWFFNNEEEENDDFNF, from the coding sequence CTATCCGCCTTTCTTGCGTCTGGATTCCTATTAATATTACTATCATGTGCTTTATACAGTAACTACAAGCCACTTTGGGTTATTGCCATTTTCTTATCGGCACCATTACCAAATATAATAGCAAATGCAATAGAGAACTCAAGAGATAACAATTTCCTCACATTTAATGACTATGGCACTTCGAATGAAGGCAATGCTAGTCCTTTACAAGAATTTGCTAGGTTTACTACAGGAGTTTTAATCATTAGTGGTATTGCTTTACCTTGGAGTTTATATCATTGTTATTTAATTGGATTGGAATCATTTATACTAAGTGTCACTGGGGGGTTAATTGTATATTTAGATATAATCATATTTATTtggtttttcaataatgaagaagaggaaaatgACGATTTCAACTTTTAA